From the Penicillium oxalicum strain HP7-1 chromosome V, whole genome shotgun sequence genome, one window contains:
- a CDS encoding RNA-directed DNA polymerase, giving the protein MSSFTTQQQLYAPQKRQKKNTKYQRNMRNSKTCSRHQGIDGEEPKFMPIYPLSQKESATLEEYIKDNLKKGNIQHSKSSAGYPILFVPKKGGELRMCVDYRQLNDITIKDRHPLPLINEIQDIIQGAKYFSKYDITNAYNRLRIKEGDEWKTAFRTKYGHYEYKVMPFGLTNAPASFQRFIFHILQGYLDKFVIAYLDDILVFSKTEEDTSSTTGKYYNDSGKQR; this is encoded by the exons atGTCCTCGTTCACGACGCAGCAACAGCTCTATGCGCCACAGAagcgccagaagaagaacacaAAATACCAGCGGAATATGCGGAATTCCAAGACGTGTTCACGCCACCAAGGGATA GACGGCGAGGAACCAAAGTTCATGCCGATCTACCCACTATCGCAGAAAGAGTCAGCGACACTAGAAGAATACATCAAGGATAACCTTAAGAAGGGGAACATTCAACACTCGAAATCTTCAGCAGGATATCCAATCCTATTTGtaccgaagaaaggaggggaactCAGAATGTGCGTTGACTACCGACAGCTCAACGACATTACGATCAAGGACCGGCACCCGTTACCGTTAATCAACGAAATCCAAGACATCATTCAAGGAGCGAAATATTTCAGCAAGTACGATATTACCAACGCGTACAATCGACTCCGaatcaaggaaggagatgagtGGAAGACGGCGTTCAGAACCAAATACGGGCACTACGAGTACAAGGTTATGCCGTTTGGTCTTACCAACGCACCCGCATCATTTCAACGGTTCATCTTCCATATCCTACAAGGATACCTCGACAAGTTCGTGATCGcatacctcgacgatatcctagtGTTCTCCAAAACCGAGGAAGACACATCGAGCACAACAGGAAAGTACTACAACGACTCAGGGAAGCAGAGGTGA
- a CDS encoding Prenylated Rab acceptor 1, with product MAIQIPIEVITSRFGDRFNSLRNQSMGSRFANLRPVSEFFDLKRLSKPANFGEVQSRVNYNLGYFSSNYAVVLVMLSIYSLLTNRTLMFLILFLAVGLWGIGKLNGRDLDLGFRRFNTSQLYTIMVCISVPLFFWASLMGTFMWLIGATGVTVLGHAAMMDKPIENAFSEEAV from the coding sequence ATGGCAATCCAGATTCCTATTGAGGTGATCACCTCGCGTTTTGGTGACCGATTCAACAGCCTTCGCAACCAGTCCATGGGCTCCCGATTTGCCAACCTCCGCCCCGTCTCCGAGTTCTTTGATCTCAAGCGCCTGTCCAAACCTGCCAACTTTGGAGAAGTGCAGAGCCGAGTCAACTACAATCTGGGCTACTTCTCGAGCAATTATGCCGTGGTCTTGGTGATGCTGAGCATCTACAGTCTGCTGACCAACCGGACTCTGATGTTCCTGATCCTGTTCCTTGCCGTTGGTCTTTGGGGAATTGGAAAACTGAACGGTCGTGATCTGGATCTTGGATTCCGCCGCTTCAACACATCTCAGCTGTACACGATCATGGTCTGTATCTCAGTGCCCTTGTTCTTTTGGGCCTCTCTGATGGGGACCTTTATGTGGCTGATTGGTGCCACCGGTGTGACCGTGCTCGGGCACGCCGCCATGATGGACAAACCAATTGAGAATGCTTTTTCCGAGGAGGCGGTCTAG
- a CDS encoding putative beta-galactosidase C, which produces MRFFAFLPLLLCGALSSLWASATDNGKTTDVTWDKYSLSVKGERLFVFAGEFHYMRLPVPELWLDVFQKLRANGFNAVSLYFFWSFHSASEDTFDFEHGAHDIQRVFDYAKQAGLYVIARAGPYVNAETSAGGFALWASNGQMGSERTSDPKYYAKWYPWIEKIGKIIADNQITKGGPVILNQHENELQENSHTADNTVVKYMEQIAAAFDEAGIVVPSTHNEKGMRSQSWSTDYQDVGGAVNVYGLDSYPGGLSCTNPDSGFRLVRTYYEWFQNYSYTQPEYVPEFEGGWFQPWGGFFYDQCAAEHSPEFADVYYKNNIGSRITLQSLYMVFGGTNWGHSAAPVVYTSYDYSAPLRETREIQDKLKQTKLIGLFTRVSSGLLQTEMEGNGTGYTSDNSIYTWALRNPKTQAGFYVLAHDQSQSRDVTTFDLSVNTSAGSITIPDIELAGRQSKIIVTDYEVGKASSLLYSSAEIVSYATLDVDVIVFYLNIGQKGVFAFKNPPAKLTFKTFGNSNLTSTASTAGTEYSYVQGQGTTVIQFSNGVLLYLLDKETAWNFFAVPTTSNPIVSPSQQVLAIGPYLVREAELTHDRVALTGDNAKTTTIEVYPGTSKAKKIRWNGKNIPTKKTPYGSLIGTVPGAEDARISLPTLTSWKSQDTLPEIQPDYDDSRWTVCNKSSSVNSVKPLTLPVLYSGDYGYHAGTKIYRGRFDGRNATGANVTVQNGAAAGWAAWLNGAYVGGALGSPSAASTSAELAFNHSSLRDRDNVLTIVTDYTGHDEDNVRPAGAQNPRGILGATLLGGGTFTSWRLQGNAGGANIDPVRGPMNEGGLYGERMGWHLPGYQPPKHAGTSSPLEGVSNATGRFYTTTFKLHLDEDLDVPIGLQLGSAADTAAVVQVFMNGYQFGHYLPHIGPQTLFPFPPGIINNRGENTLAISLWALTDRGAALDRLELVPYGAYRTGFDFNQDWSYLQPQWKNDRGSYV; this is translated from the exons ATGCGATTCTTCGCATTTCTGCCCCTGCTACTATGCGGAGCTCTGTCGAGTCTTTGGGCCTCTGCGACGGATAATGGCAAGACGACAGATGTGACGTGGGACAAGTATAGTTTGTCTGTCAAGGGCGAGAGGTTGTTTGTTTTTGCGGGTGAATTCCACTATATGCGATTACCTGTTCCGGAGCTATGGCTGGATGTATTTCAGAAGCTGAGAGCGAATGGGTTTAATGCTGTGTCTC TCTACTTCTTCTGGAGCTTCCACTCGGCGTCGGAAGAcacttttgactttgaacATGGTGCCCACGATATCCAACGCGTTTTCGACTACGCCAAACAAGCCGGTCTGTACGTGATTGCTCGCGCCGGTCCCTACGTCAACGCCGAAACCTCCGCGGGGGGGTTCGCCCTCTGGGCATCCAATGGCCAAATGGGGTCCGAACGCACCAGCGACCCGAAATACTACGCCAAATGGTACCCGTGGATCGAGAAGATTGGCAAGATCATCGCCGACAACCAAATCACCAAGGGTGGACCGGTGATTCTCAACCAGCACGAGAACGAACTCCAAGAAAACTCCCACACCGCGGATAACACCGTTGTCAAGTACATGGAGCAGATTGCGGCGGCCTTTGACGAGGCTGGGATCGTGGTGCCGAGCACACATAACGAAAAGGGCATGCGGTCACAAAGCTGGTCGACTGATTACCAGGATGTTGGCGGTGCGGTGAACGTGTACGGATTGGATTCGTATCCGGGTGGGTTGTCGTGTACGAATCCGGACTCGGGATTCCGTCTGGTGCGGACTTATTACGAGTGGTTTCAGAACTATTCGTATACGCAGCCCGAGTATGTGCCTGAGTTTGAGGGCGGGTGGTTTCAGCCGTGGGGTGGGTTTTTCTACGATCAATGTGCCGCGGAGCATTCGCCCGAGTTTGCCGATGTTTATTACAAGAATAATATCGGGTCGAGGATCACGTTGCAGAGTCTGTATATGGTGTTTGGCGGGACAAATTGGGGCCATTCGGCGGCTCCGGTGGTGTATACCTCGTACGACTATTCGGCACCGTTGAGGGAGACGAGAGAGATTCAGGATAAGCTCAAGCAGACCAAGTTGATTGGGCTGTTTACACGAGTCTCGTCCGGGCTGCTGCAGAcggagatggagggaaatGGTACGGGGTATACGAGTGATAACAGCATCTACACGTGGGCGTTGCGCAACCCCAAGACCCAAGCTGGTTTCTACGTGTTGGCTCATGATCAGAGTCAGTCTCGAGACGTGACCACGTTTGACTTGAGTGTGAACACTTCGGCTG GATCTATTACCATCCCCGATATTGAGTTGGCCGGACGCCAAAGcaagatcatcgtcaccgaCTACGAGGTCGGCAAAGCATCGAGCTTGCTGTATTCCTCGGCCGAAATTGTGAGCTATGCGACGCTCGATGTGGACGTGATTGTCTTCTACTTGAACATTGGACAGAAGGGGGTCTTCGCCTTCAAGAATCCTCCTGCCAAATTGACGTTCAAAACCTTTGGTAATTCAAACCTCACCTCCACCGCATCCACAGCGGGAACGGAATACTCGTATGTTCAGGGCCAGGGAACGACGGTGATTCAGTTCTCGAATGGCGTGCTTCTCTATTTGCTGGACAAGGAGACGGCTTGGAACTTCTTCGCCGTGCCAACGACATCCAACCCTATCGTGTCTCCTAGCCAGCAGGTTCTCGCGATTGGGCCGTATCTAGTTCGCGAGGCGGAATTGACGCACGACCGTGTGGCTCTGACGGGTGATAATGCAAAGACCACAACTATTGA AGTATACCCCGGAacctccaaagccaagaagatcaggtGGAATGGAAAGAACATCCCTACTAAGAAGACGCCGTACGGCAGTCTTATCGGAACCGTCCCCGGTGCGGAGGATGCCCGCATCTCCTTGCCAACTCTGACCTCGTGGAAGTCCCAAGACACGCTTCCGGAGATCCAACCCGACTATGACGACTCCAGATGGACGGTGTGCAACAAGAGCAGCTCGGTCAACTCGGTCAAGCCACTCACCCTCCCCGTGTTGTATTCGGGTGACTATGGCTACCATGCAGGCACCAAGATCTATCGAGGTCGATTCGACGGCCGCAATGCGACTGGGGCCAATGTGACCGTGCAGAACGGAGCGGCCGCGGGCTGGGCCGCCTGGTTGAACGGAGCGTACGTCGGCGGTGCTTTGGGTTCCCCCAGTGCCGCCTCAACCTCGGCCGAACTGGCGTTTAACCATTCTTCGCTCCGAGACCGCGACAACGTTCTGACCATCGTGACGGACTATACCGGCCACGATGAGGACAACGTCCGACCGGCCGGCGCACAGAACCCACGCGGCATCCTCGGCGCAACCCTGCTGGGTGGAGGGACTTTCACCTCCTGGCGACTTCAAGGCAATGCCGGCGGCGCCAATATCGATCCCGTCCGCGGGCCGATGAATGAGGGTGGCCTGTACGGCGAACGCATGGGCTGGCATCTTCCGGGCTACCAGCCGCCGAAGCATGCGGGCACCTCCTCCCCACTGGAGGGAGTGTCGAACGCAACGGGCCGATTCTACACCACGACCTTCAAGCTCCATCTGGATGAAGATCTGGACGTGCCGATCGGACTGCAGCTGGGGTCGGCGGCGGATACAGCGGCAGTGGTGCAGGTCTTCATGAACGGATACCAGTTTGGGCACTATCTGCCACATATTGGGCCCCAGACGCTGTTCCCTTTCCCGCCGGGGATCATCAACAATCGCGGGGAGAACACGCTGGCGATCAGTCTGTGGGCGTTGACCGACCGCGGTGCCGCCCTCGATCGGCTGGAACTGGTTCCGTATGGAGCCTACCGCACTGGATTCGACTTTAACCAGGATTGGTCGTACCTGCAGCCGCAGTGGAAGAATGATCGTGGGTCGTATGTATGA